Proteins from a genomic interval of Salvelinus sp. IW2-2015 linkage group LG14, ASM291031v2, whole genome shotgun sequence:
- the LOC139028727 gene encoding uncharacterized protein: MLASGYSITLAPPTPSHWHPLLASHTGTPLHHTGTPTPSHWPPTPSPLASLLHHAGTPYSITLAPPLHHTGTPLHHTGIPLHHTGTLTPSHWHPLHHTGSPTPSTLAPATSSHWHPHSITLASPTPSRWHSLLHHTGIPYSITLAFLLHHAGTPYFIHTGTPYFITTGIRYFITLAPPLPSTGIRYSIRWHPHSITTASLLHHAGTPTPSHWHSPLHQHWQSPTPSRWHPHSITLATPHSITWHPYFIMLASATPSRCTPTPSRWHPLLHHAGTPNPSRWNPLLHHAALIKPPSHL; this comes from the coding sequence ATGCTGGCATCCGGCTACTCCATCACACTGGCACCCCCTACTCCATCACACTGGCACCCCCTACTCGCATCCCACACTGGGACCCCCCTTCATCACACTGGCACCCCCACTCCATCACACTGGCCCCCCACTCCATCACCACTGGCATCCCTACTCCATCACGCTGGCACCCCCTACTCCATCACACTGGCACCCCCACTCCATCACACTGGCACCCCACTCCATCACACTGGCATCCCACTCCATCACACTGGCACCCTCACTCCATCACACTGGCACCCACTCCATCACACTGGATCCCCTACTCCATCCACACTGGCACCCGCTACTTCATCACACTGGCACCCCCACTCCATCACACTGGCATCCCCTACTCCATCACGCTGGCACTCCCTACTTCATCACACTGGCATCCCCTACTCCATCACACTGGCATTCCTACTCCATCACGCTGGCACTCCCTACTTCATTCACACTGGCACTCCCTACTTCATCACCACTGGCATCCGCTACTTCATCACACTGGCACCCCCACTTCCATCCACTGGCATCCGCTACTCCATCCGCTGGCACCCCCACTCCATCACCACTGCATCCCTACTCCATCACGCTGGCACCCCCACTCCATCACACTGGCACTCCCCACTCCATCAGCACTGGCAATCCCCTACTCCATCACGCTGGCACCCCCACTCCATCACGCTGGCCACTCCCCACTCCATCACCTGGCATCCCTACTTCATCATGCTGGCATCCGCTACTCCATCACGCTGCACCCCCACTCCATCACGCTGGCACCCCCTACTTCATCATGCTGGTACCCCCAATCCATCACGCTGGAACCCCCTACTCCATCACGCCGCGCTGATCAAACCTCCTTCACATCTTTAA